The Micromonospora siamensis genome contains the following window.
TCGACCTCGGCGGGACGCCGACGCCTTACCCGTTCGCGCTGGGCCTGTCGCAGAGCGCGCTGGAGCGCACGTTGATCGAGGACCTCCGCGTGCGCGGCGTCCATGTGCTCCGAGACACCAGCCTGACCGTTCTGGAGCAGTTGGAGCGCGGTGCCCGCGCCACCCTCAGCCATGACGGCGCCACCCGGACCGAGGACTTCGCCTGGGTCGTCGGCGCGGACGGGGTGCACTCGACCGTGCGACGGCTCGCCGGCATCTCCACCGCCGGCGGCGGCCAGGACCGCTGGTGGCTACTGGCCGACACCCGGCTGTCGGGTCCGGGGGTGCCCGCACACGACACCGGCCGGGTCTTCCTCAACCCCGACGGCGTCCTGGCCTATCTCCCTCTGGAGCAGGGCTGGTGGCGGATCATCGCGACCGGGAGCACCGAGCCCGGACGACCGGAACTCTCCCTGGCCGACTTCGAGCGGCTGAACGAGCGGTCCCCGCGGCCGGTGTCGATCGACGAGCAGCGCTGGATGTCCGCATTCCGCATCCGCGAGCACGTCGCGGACACCTATCGCGTGCACCGTGTCCTGCTCGCCGGCGACGCGGCGCACGCACACAGCCCGCTGGGCGGACAGGGAATGAACACCGGGATGCAGGACGCCTGCAACCTCGCCTGGAAGCTCGCCATGACCCTGCGGGGCGACGCCGGCCCCGCACTGCTCGACAGCTACGAGGCCGAACGGCGACCGGTCGCGCAGCGACTGGTCAGCAGCACCAGCCGCGGCACACGAGCGATGCTGGCCTCGTCACCCTGGGCGGTGTGGCTGCGCAACCGCGCCATCGCCACAGCCCTCAGCTTCGACGGAGTGTCCGACCGCGCCCGGCACGCACTGGAGATGTTGTCACTGTCGTACGAGGACAGCGCCATCGTCGCGCAGCTCCGGGGCGACGAGCGCACCCACGGAGAAGGTCCGGACGGCCGCCGGCGCCGCGAACTGCGCGGCGCCGCGTCCGCCGGACAGCCGGTCCGTGTCACCGAGCCCCCGGTAGCCGAGATCATCGACAGGCCGGCGCACACGCTCCTGCTGTTCGACGGCCGCGAAAAGACCCGGGACGGATACCAGCGGATGCGCTCGGTCGTGGCGGAGGTCGCCTCCGACCCGTACATCGAGGCTTTCGTGGTCCTCGCGGACACGGCCGCGCTCGGTCGTGCCGGAGACCTCGCGCAGTGCGCGATCGTCGATGTCGACCGCTCGTTCACGCGCACGTTCGACGCCGACACGGAGTGCGCCGTCGTCATCCGACCGGACGGCTACATCGGTTACCGGAGCGACCCGATCGTCCCTCAGCACCTCCGCGACTGGTGGGCAGGCATCCGGTCCGGAACTCACGGCATCCCCTCGGACGGCTCCTGACCGGCGCGGATGTGTCCTACCGGCCGGCAGGGTACCGCCTGACAGCGCCTGCCGGTCGACGCCACGGCCAGCCGTGCCGGGCGCGAGAGCCGGCGTTGCCGCAGGCGCTAGCGGCCACCGGCGACGTCGTGGTCGGCCATTGTCTCCTGCCGACGGGGCTCCTCACGCAGGACGGCGCAGTTCAGCCAGGCGTCCGGGATGGCGAAGCCGTCCACGAGTGTGCGCATGTGCGGGCGAAGCTCCTTGAGCAGGCCGTTGACCACACCGGTGACCGTCTTGGCGCGGGCCGGGGTCAGCCGGGCATGCTCCAGCAGCCATCCCTTGTCGGCCTCGATGACGCTGAGGGCGTAGAGGTCGCAGACCCGGGAGAGCAGTGCCCGGACCGCCTGGTCGGCGGTGGCGTCGATGCCGGCGACGAACGCTTCCAGGGTGACCCGGTCGATGTGCGCGGCGGCAACGGCGATGACGTGGTCCTGGACGTCGTTGAAGATGTCGAAGGGGTGGTCCTTCTTGGTGGCGGCGCCGTTGCGCAGGCGGCGGACCGCGCCGTCGAGCCGGTGCCGCTCGCGGTCCTCGAAGATCTTGAGCTGCCAGCCCCGGTCGGTGACCGCCACCTCCTCGTCACGGCCGGGCACGGCGCTGATCAGCCGTTCGACGAGCGGCCGCGCGGCGGTGCGTTCGAGGACCATCTCCCGGACGTGTTCGGCGACGAAGGAGGCCCGTCCCCAGCCGTCCAGGGAGCCGAACTCGTCCCGGTAGCCGGTGAGCAATCCCTTGGCGACCAACTGCAACAGCACCGTGTTGTCACCCTCGAAGGTGGTGAACACGTCGGTGTCGGCCTTGAGGCCGGGCAGTCGATTCTCGGCCAGGTAGCCGGCGCCGCCGCACGCCTCCCGGCACATCTGGATGGTGCGGGTCGCGTGCCAGGTCTGTGCCGCCTTCAGACCGGCGGCGCGGGATTCCAACTCCCGTTGCCGGTGCTCGTCGACCGGCCCGGAACCGCCCTGCACCTCGCTGAGCGTGGCGACCAACTCGGCCTGGGCGAAGTGCAGCGCGTACGTGGTGGCCAACGCGGGCAGTAGCTTGCGCTGGTGGGCCAGGTAGTCGTTGAGCAGCACCTCGCGGTCGGCGTCGGGCGTGCCGAACTGGCGACGGATGTCGCCGTAGCGCACCGCGATGGTCAGCGCCGACCTGGTCGCGGCCGACGCGGCCCCGCCCACGCTCACCCGGCCCCGGACCAGGGTGCCGAGCATCGTGAAGAAACGCCGCGAGTCATCCTCGATCGGGCTCGAGTACGTCCCGTCCTCGGCGATCTGGGCGTACCGGTCCAGCAGCATGTCCCGCGGCACCGACACGTGGTCGAAGCTGAGCCGTCCGTTGTCCACGCCGAGCAGGCCCGCCTTGGGCCCGGCGTCGCAAATGGTGACCCCGGGTAACGGGTTGCCGTGCTCGTCGCGGATCGGGACCAGCCACGCGTGTACGCCGTGCTTACGTCCGTTCGTGATCAGTTGGGCGAAGACCACCGCCATCCGTCCGTCTCGCGCCGCGTTGCCGATGTAGTCCTTGCGGGCCGCCTCGTGCGGGGTGTGCAGATCGAAGGTCCCCGTCTGCGGGTCGTAGGTGCACGTGGTGCGCAGTTGCTGGACGTCGGAGCCGTGTCCCGTCTCGGTCATCGCGAAGCAGCCGAACAGGCTGCCCGAGACGATGTCTCGCAGGTAGGCGTCGTGGTGCCGGGTGGTCCCGAGGGCCGCGACCGCACCGCCGAACAGGCCCCACTGCACCCCTGCCTTGACCATCAGCGACAGGTCGACCTGGGCCAGCATCTCGATGGCGACGATCGAGCCGCCGACGTCGTCCCCGCCGCCGTACTCGGTGGGGAAGCCCGCACGGATTCCCAGTTCGACCGGGAGTTCGGCGAGCAGCCGACTGACCCGTTCGCGTGCCTGGTCGCCGGTCTCGCCGTACACCGGCAGGAACCGCTCGTCGAGGTGCTTCCGGTGTGCGTCGCGGACCCACGCCCACGGTCCGTCGAGCACGGCGCGCAGGCCGCCCGGATCCACCACGGCGGGTGCGTTGCTCATGTCCACCTCTGATGACGACGTCATGGGTGGTTGCCGTACCCGTCCAGGCCGCCGACTTGCGCCGGCGACGTGGTGAGAAACCTCATGCCAGCCGTACGCCCGGCCCGCCCGTCCCATCTGTCACGCCGATGGGCGCAGATCGTCACTGATCTGTCGTATTGCGGGAGGAACCCTTGGGGTAGGCCATGAGTAACGCCGATGTGAGACGTCAGGAGGCCGTCATGACCTACCCGTGGTCCTTCCCGGAAGGGCAGCCGTCGCTGTTCGACGACGGGCCGGCCGCGATCGACACCCGGTTGGCGTGTCGCGTCGTCGAGCAGATGCAACGTGACCCGTTGCTGCGTCGCGAGCGCATCTGCGTCGAGGTGCAGAACCGGGTGGTCATCATGGAGGGGCGGGTCGGCTCCGTCGACGTGCTGGCCGTCGCTCGCCTCCTCGCCTGGGCCGTGCCCGGGGTGCACGACGTCAATGTCCGGCTGTACGTGGTCTGATGTCGTCACGAAGACGACAGGAGGCTCGCGTCATGGCAGTCGATCCCACCGGCCGGGACCTGAAGGGGTTCCTCGCCGCCGACCCCGACGCCCCGGTGGTCATGCTCAACCTCCTGCGCTTCGCCGAGGGCGGACGGGAGTCCTATGAGCGTTACGCCGCCGCCCTGCGGGAGACGTTCCTGCCCCGCTACGGGGGCGAGGTCCTCTATGCCGGTGACGGGGGACCGGCGCTGGTGGCCGAGGAGGGCCAGGCGTGGGACGCGGTGCTGCTGGTGCACTATCCGAGCCGGACGGCGTTCAGCCGGATGGTGGCCGACCCGGAGTACCAGGAGGTCACCCGGTGGCGGACCATGGCGCTGCGGGAGGCCGTTCTGCAACCCACCGTCGCCTGGGCCGGACCCGGCAGCACCGAGTGAAGGAGCAACCGCGGATGGAGAGCTGTCACCTGCGGTCCCGTCGGGTGACGGTTCTGCTGTCGATGATCAGCCTGCTCGTCGGAGGCTGCGCCAGCCGCCCGGATCCACGGCCTGCGCCGGAGCCGACCTCCACGGTGCGCCTGGGCACGGTCGCCCGGGCGGAGGTGGGTAGCCCTCTCACCGTGACCGCGACGGTCGACCGCGTGATCACGGACGCCGCCTTCATCGTGCGCGACGTGGATTTCACCGACGGGACGCTGCTCGTGCTGTCGACCGAGCCGATCACGGCGGAGCCGCCGCAGCTGGTCACCGCGCGTGGCACCGTGATCGACTTCTCCTATCGGGAGCTGTCCGACCGCTACGACCTCGGACCCCTGGCCGCGTTCCGGGACTTCGAGGGCGGTCGGGCGCTCGTCGCCCAGGAGGTCAAGGTCTGGAAGTAGGCACCATCGCTCGGGCATTTTGCATACCTGCCGAAAGGTCGGTTCTCCTGGCGAGAGGGAGACTCCGACCGGATCCTGGAAGGGGGTGGGCCGGGACCCCGGCACGCCAATCATGAAGAGTCGACACATCAGGGTGTCCATCGCGTCCGCCGCCGTGCTGATGCTCGCTGCCGGCTGCGGAGACGCCCGGGACGCCGGGCCGACCACGGCGGGTCCGAGTAGCGCGGCGCCGGCGACATCCCCGCCGGGAACGCCGACGGCCACCACGACCGGCGCTGCACCCACGCCCACCACGACCAGTGCCGCGCCCACGCCCACCACGACCAGCGCGGCGCCCTCGCCCACCACGACCAGCGCGGCGCCCACGCCCTCGCCTTCGCGCTCGTCGGCTCCGTCGCCGTCGACCACCGCAGGGGCCGGCGTGAAGCTCACCCTGCGCCGTGGTGACACCGGCGACGCGGTCCGGGCGCTCCAGCGGCGGCTGGACCGGCTCGGGTACTGGGTGGGCGAGTCCGACGGGACGTTCGGCCTGCTCACCGAGCAGGCGGTCTACGCGCTGCAGAAGGCGGCGGATCTGCGGCCCGACGGCATCGTCGGGGCGGAGACCAGGGCCGCGCTCGCCGACGGGAAGCGTCCGGAGGCCCGCAGCACCGACGGCCACCTGGCCGAGGTCGACCTGGACCGGCAACTGCTGATGATCGTCGACGACGGTACGGTGAGCCGGATCTTCAACACCTCGACCGGCACGTTCGAGCACTACACCTACCAGGGCGACACGTACCTGGCAGACACCCCGCGCGGCAAGTGGACCATCGACTGGCAGGTCGACGGCTGGCGCGACGGCCCGCTCGGCCGGCTGTACCGACCGAAGTACTTCCAGGAGCAGGGGATCGCGATCCACGGCTACACCAGCGTGCCACCGTACCCGGCGTCGCACGGGTGCGTGCGGGTGACGCTGCCGGCGATGGACTGGTTGTGGGCGCAGGACGTCCTGCCGAAGAAGACGCGGGTCTGGGTGTACTGACGCTTGCCGCGGACCGGCCGGGTTCCCGGTCCGGCCGGCGCCTGACGGCGGCGCTCACTCCTCCGGCTGGCGGCGTTCGTCGTCGGCCCGCTCCCGGCTGAGGAAAAACGCGCCGAGGGCACCGGCCAGCGTGCCGAACACCGCCACCGAGTACGCGGCCAGCACCAGCTCCAGGACCTGCGCGAACGTGTCGTTCACGCGCAGCGGCTCGCCGGTGATGGTGGCGAACGCCGCGTCGTGCAGGGCCCGGGGGAGGCTGCGGTAGGAGTTGGTGACGACGAGCAGCTGCCCGGACGCGAGGATGACGGCCAGGGTCACCACGGCGAGCCAGGCCAGCCGGTCGGTGAGTAGCCGGCCGGCGGAGCGGGAGCCGCGGATGGCGGCGGCGACCACGCCCCCGCCCCGGGCGGCCCGCAGTGCGCTCGCCGCCCGCAGGAAGCGCAGGAACGGTACCGCCAGGAAGATCAGTTGCCACCAGTTGTGTCGCCAGAACTCGCCGGCCCGGTGCCGGGCGAGCCAGGCGCGAAGCGTGAACTCGGCGACGAAGACCGCCCACAGGATCCAGCTGGTGACGGTGAGCACAGTGCTGAGCGGCTCGTCGTGGACGACCGCCTGCGCGAGGACGAGGATCAGGAAGAGCAGCCCCAGGACGCCCATCGGCTTGTCCAGCCGGTAGGCGAGGCCGTTGAGGCGGGCATCGTCCTCGGCGCGTCGCCGGCCCGGATCGTCGCTCACCCTGCTGCAGCCTACCCGCGTCCGAATTCGGCAACGGCCGCTCTCGGCACGGCGGCCGGCCTGCGGGATCCGGCGAAACGGCACGAGGATGCCCCCGGCACGGGTAGACACGGGACAGGTGACGCGAGGGGGTGCGATGGGACTGCGCGAGACGTTCCTGCCATGGCCCGTGCTCCGCCAGACCCTGGCCGTGCTCGGTGGTGGTGACCGGCTGGCCCGTGGCGCCGCGGCCCGGTCGAGGCGCAGCGACGCGCTGGTGGCCCGCACCGAGACCGCCGACCGGGTCGTAGCCAGCGTCTGCCCCTACTGCGCCGTCGGCTGCGGGCAACTCGTGTACGTGCGGGACGAGCAGGTCGTGCAGGTCGAGGGGGATCCGGCGTCGCCGGTCAGTCGCGGGCGGCTCTGCCCGAAGGGCGCGGCCACCAAGCAACTCGTCACCAACTCGTTGCGCCAGACTCAGGTGCGCTACCGGCGGCCACACGGCACCGAGTGGGAAGACCTCGACCTCGACACGGCGATGGACATGATCGCCGACCGGGTGATCGCCACCCGCGCCGCCACCTGGGCGGACCAGGAGAACGGTAAGCGGGTACGCCGGACCATGGGTCTCGCGGCGCTGGGCGGTGCGACGCTCGACAACGAGGAAAACTACCTGATCAAGAAGCTCGGCACCGCGCTCGGTGCGGTGCAGATCGAGAATCAGGCCCGTATTTGACACTCCGCCACCGTTCCCGGTCTGGGAACCTCGTTCGGTCGCGGCGGCGCCACCACCTTCCAGCAGGATCTGCAGAACTCCGACTGCATCGTGCTGCAGGGCTCCAACATGGCCGAGTGTCACCCGGTGGGTTTCCAGTGGGTGATGGAGGCCAAGGCGCGCGGCGCCACCCTGATCCACGTCGACCCGCGACTGACCCGTACCGGGGCGCTGGCGGACCTGCACGTGCCGATCCGGGCCGGCACCGACATCGCGCTGCTCGGCGGCCTGATCAACCATGTGCTCAGCAACGGGCTCGAGTTCCGCGAGTACGTGGTGCACTACACCAACGCGGCCACGGTCATCAACGAGGAGTTCCGGGACACCGAGGACCTCGACGGGCTCTTCTCGGGCTGGCGCGACGACACCGCGAGCTACTCCACCGACAGCTGGCAGTACGAGGGCGTGCGGGTGGCGAGTTCCGCCGGCAAGCGAGAACAGGGTACGGCGAAGGCCGGTGACGAACGGGCCCACCAGCGTCACGCGACCGAACGGGGCCACGAGCACGGCAGCCACGGCGCGTCCCTGGCGGACCTGCACAACCTGCGCCGCGACGAGACCCTCGAGCACCCGCGCTGCGTCTTCCAACTGTTGAAGCGGCACTACCGCCGCTACACCCCGGCAATGGTGGCGAAGATCTGCGGGATCCCCGAGGAACTGTTCCGGCAACTCGCGGAGGCGATCACCCGCAACTCCACCCGGGACCGCACCACCGCCTGGGCGTACGCGGTGGGCTGGACCCAGCACACGGTGGGCGTGCAGTACATCCGGGCCGCCTCGGTGCTGCAACTGCTGCTGGGCAACATCGGCCGGCCCGGCGGGGGCATCCTCGCGCTGCGCGGGCACGCCAGCATCCAGGGCAGCACCGACATCCCCACCCTCTACAACCTGCTGCCCGGCTACCTGCCGATGCCGCACCCGGACTCGCACGGCAGCCTCGACGCGTACGTCGCCGACGATTCGGCCGAGACCGGCTACTGGGGCAACATGCGCGCCTACGCGGTCAGCCTGCTCAAGGCGTACTGGGGCGACGCGGCCACCGCCGACAACGACTTCTGCTTCGACTACCTGCCCCGCATCACCGGCGACCACAGCACCTACCGCACGGTGCAGGCGCAGCTCGACGGCACCTGCAAGGGCTACTTCCTCAACGGGCAGAACCCGGCCGTCGGCTCGGCCAACGCTCGGGCGCAGCGGCTCGGCATGGCGAACCTCGACTGGCTGGTCGTGCGGGACTTCGCGCTCATCGAGAGCGCCACCTGGTGGCAGGACGGCCCGGAGATCGAGTCGGGGGAGCTGCGCACCGAGGACATCGCCACCGAGGTGTTCTTCCTGCCGGCCGCGACGCACACCGAGAAGGACGGCAGCTTCACCAACACCCAACGGATGCTGCAGTGGCACCACAAGGCGGTGGAACCGCCCGGCGACGCCCGCAGCGACCTGTGGTTCTGGTACCACCTGGGCCGGCGGATCCGGGCGAAACTGGCCGGCTCCAGCGCCGACCGGGACCGCCCGATCCTCGACCTGAACTGGAACTACTCCACCTCCGGCCCGCACGAGGAGCCCAGCGCCGAGGAGGTGCTGCAGGAGATCAACGGCCGGAAGGCGGACGGAGCGTTCCTGTCCACCTACGAGCAGCTGAAGGCCGACGGCTCCACCGCCTGCGGCTGCTGGATCTACTGCGGCTCCTACGCCGACGGCGTGAACCAGGCCGCCCGGCGCAAGCCGCACACCGAGCAGAACTGGGTGGCCCCCGAGTGGGGCTGGGCGTGGCCGGCGAACCGGCGCCTGCTCTACAACCGCGCCTCCGCCGACCCCCAGGGCCGGCCGTGGAGCGAACGCAAGGCGTACGTGTGGTGGGACGCCGACCAGGGGAGGTGGACCGGCCACGACGTGCCGGACTTCCAGCCGACGAAGGCGCCCGACTACCGGCCGCCGGAGGGCGCGCTCCGACAGGACGCCCTGTCCGGCGTCGACCCGTTCATCATGCAGGCCGACGGAAAGGGCTGGCTGTACGTGCCCGCCGGGCTCTCCGACGGGCCGCTGCCCACCCACTACGAGCCGCAGGAGTCGCCGGTGCCGAACCTGCTCTACGGCCAGCAGCAGAACCCGGCCCGACAGCTGAGCCGACGGCGCGACGTCGACCCGTACCAGCCCAGCGGCAGCGACGTCTTCCCGTACGTGCTGACCACCTACCGGCTGACCGAGCACCACACCGCCGGCGGGATGAGCCGCTGGCTGCCGTACCTGTCCGAGCTGCAACCGGAGCTGTTCTGCGAGGTGTCCCCGGAGTTGGCGGCGACGGTCGGCCTGGAGCACCTCGGCTGGGCGACCATCGTGACCGCCCGCAGCGCCGTCGAGGCCCGGGTCCTGGTCACCGACCGGATGGTGCCGGTGCGCGTCCACGACCGGATCGTCCATCAGGTCGGGCTGCCCTACCACTGGGGTCGCAACGGCATCACCACCGGCGACTCCGCCAACGACCTGACCCACATGGCGCTCGACCCGGACGTGCACATCCAGGAGGTCAAAGCGCTCACCTGCGACATCCGGCCCGGCCGCCGGCCCCGGGGCCCGCAGCGGCGCCGGCTGGTCGAGGAGTACCTGGGACGGGCCGGGATCGACGCGGCGACCGGCACCGCCCACCGCACCACGGAAAGGCACGGGGACCGGGCATGACCGACAACCTGCTGGAGGGGCGCGAGGACCCCGCGCCGGACTCCGGGTACGCGCAGCCGCCACCGCGGATGGGCTTCTTCACCGACACGTCGGTGTGCATCGGCTGCAAGGCCTGCGAGGTGGCCTGCAAGGAGTGGAACCTCGTCCCCGACGACGGCTTCTCCCTGCTTGGCATGTCGTACGACAACACCGGGATGCTGGGCGCCGACACCTGGCGGCACGTCGCCTTCATCGAGCAGGACCGCCGGCTGGGCCGGCAACAGAACGCCGTCGCCCTGATGCCGGTCGGCCCCACCTCCACCGACCGCAACCACCGCAGCGTGGCGGCGGGCCTGGGGGAGCGGCACGGTGCGCGGCTGGGCAGCGACACGGGCGCCACGCAGGTCGTGCCGGGTCCGCGCGGGGAGCCGGTCACCCCCGACGGGCGTACGGAGCTGCGCTGGTTGATGGCCAGCGACGTCTGCAAACACTGCACGCACGCAGCCTGCCTCGACGTCTGTCCCACCGGCAGCCTCTTCCGTACCGAGTTCGGCACGGTGGTGGTGCAGGAGGACATCTGCAACGGCTGCGGCTACTGCGTGCCGGCCTGTCCCTACGGCGTCATCGACCAGCGCAAGGACGACGGTCGGGTCTGGAAGTGCACCCTGTGCTACGACCGGCTGAGCGTCGGGCAGGAACCCGCCTGCGCCAAGGCGTGCCCCACCGACTCGATCCAGTACGGGCCGCTCGACGAGCTGCGGGAGCGCGCGGCGCATCGGGTCGCCCAGCTGCACGACGCCGGGATGCCGGAGGCCCACCTGTACGGCGCCGACCCGGACGACGGGGTGGGCGGCGCCGGCGCCTTCTTCCTGCTGCTCGACCAACCCGAGGTGTACGGATTCCCACCCGACCCGGTGGTGACCACCCGGGACCTGCCGGCCATGTGGCGGCACACCGTCGTCGCGGCGGCCGGCGTGGCCGTCACCGCGCTCCTGGCGTTCGCCGGAGCCCGGCGATGACCGCCGGCGAGCGCACCGGCAGTGATGTCCGCCGGGACGGGCTGCACCACGTCGCGCCCGGACGGGACGCCCTGGTCGGCTCCCGGGGCGGCCGGCGGGGCGGTCGGGGTGGGGAGGTCGTGCCGCCGGCCGAGTTCCGCTCCTACTACGGGCGGGCGGTGATCAAGCCACCGATCTGGAAGGCGCACAACATCGCCGGCTATCTGTTCCTCGGCGGCGTCGCCGGGGGCGCCGCGCTGCTCGCCGCCGGCGCCGACCTTACCGGCCGGGCCGGGATGCGCCGGTCCGCCCGGCTCATCTCGGCCGGCGCCACCGGCGTCTCCCTCGCCGTCCTGGTCGCCGACCTCGGCCGCCCGAAGCGGTTCGTGCACATGCTGCGGGTGATCAAGCCGACCTCGCCGATGTCGATCGGCACCTGGCTGCTCAGCGGGTTCGCTCCGCTGGTGGCCGTCGCGGCGCTCGACGAGGTGTCCGACCTGCTGCCGCCCCCGGTGGCGGAGCTGGTCGGGCGGCTGGCCCGCCCGAGCGGCCTGGCCGCCACCGCCGTCGCGCCCGCGGTGACCACGTACACCGGCACGCTGATCGCCGACACCGCCGTGCCGGTCTGGCACGGCGCGTACCGGGAGTTGCCGTACCTGTTCGGGGCGAGCGCGCTCGCCGCGGCCGGCGGCCTGGTCGCCGCCGCCTCCCCGGCCCGGGAGGCCGCCCCGGCGCGGCTCGCCGGCATCGCCGGCTCCGTCGCCGCGCAGGCGCTCGACCGGGCCGTGCACCGCCGGCTCGGGATGGTCGCCGAGCCGCTGACCGAGGGCCGGCCGGGACGGCTGCTGCGCGCCTCCCGCTGGTGCTCCCGGGCGGGCATCGCGTTGCTGGGGGTGTCGGCGGTGCGGCGCAGCCGGGCCCTGGACGCGGCCGGGGGTGTGGCGCTGGCCGCCGAGTCCGCGCTGACCAAGTTCGCCTTCTTCTACGCCGGCGACGCCTCGGCGGCGGACCCGAAGTACACCGTGGCGCCACAGCGGGAGCGTGCCGTCGCCACCGGCTGAGGCAGGTCCGCGTCACAGCCGTTCGCGGCGCCAGCGGCTGACGGCCTCCTCCGCCACCTGCTCCTCCGCGCGGACCATCGCCTTGACCCGCTGCCGGGCGACCTTGCCGGTGAACCGCTGGACCACTGCCAGGGCACAGCAGACCGTGGTGAGGGCGGCGAGCGCGACGAGCGGATCGACGAACGTCGCCGGCCCGATCAGGGCAACCACGACTGCCGCGGCGGTCAGGTCGGAGGGGCGTGGCCGGCGGGACAGCCTCAGGCCGATCGCCACGCCGGCCAGAACGTAGAGGAGCACCCCTGCGTACAGGGTGCCCACCGCCGACCAGGGCAGCCGATCTGCTCCCGGCATGGCGAGCGTCTCCAGCACCAGTTTGAGCCCGAGCGCCGTCGACACGACGCCGAAGATGAGCACCAGGTGCAGATAGGTGAAGACGTCCCTGGCCAACGGCACCCGCGACAGGTCACGGACCCGGTGCAGCGTCTGCTCCACCGACGGGCTCAGGGTGTCGAAGTGCAGCCACCACAGGGCGGCGATGAGGACGATGCCCAGCGCGCAGGCGGCGATCACGGGAATGGTCAGGGCCAGCCGGTCGAAACGGCCGGGGCCGATGCCCAGCGAGATGACCGCCTCACCCAGGGCGATGAGGACGATGAGCCCGTGTCGTTCCGCCCAGTGCGCGGCCGAGGCCACCGACCAGCGGGCGTACGGCAGGACCAGCCCGACGGAGTACTCGGCGAGCAGG
Protein-coding sequences here:
- a CDS encoding FAD-dependent oxidoreductase, coding for MPIADWSTRMTEQRVLVVGAGPTGLTLARQLHRHGVDVTIVDAAPGPAEQSRALAVQARTLEVLGPRLANALVAQGQPLRRAEICSGSDVVATLDLGGTPTPYPFALGLSQSALERTLIEDLRVRGVHVLRDTSLTVLEQLERGARATLSHDGATRTEDFAWVVGADGVHSTVRRLAGISTAGGGQDRWWLLADTRLSGPGVPAHDTGRVFLNPDGVLAYLPLEQGWWRIIATGSTEPGRPELSLADFERLNERSPRPVSIDEQRWMSAFRIREHVADTYRVHRVLLAGDAAHAHSPLGGQGMNTGMQDACNLAWKLAMTLRGDAGPALLDSYEAERRPVAQRLVSSTSRGTRAMLASSPWAVWLRNRAIATALSFDGVSDRARHALEMLSLSYEDSAIVAQLRGDERTHGEGPDGRRRRELRGAASAGQPVRVTEPPVAEIIDRPAHTLLLFDGREKTRDGYQRMRSVVAEVASDPYIEAFVVLADTAALGRAGDLAQCAIVDVDRSFTRTFDADTECAVVIRPDGYIGYRSDPIVPQHLRDWWAGIRSGTHGIPSDGS
- a CDS encoding acyl-CoA dehydrogenase family protein, which encodes MSNAPAVVDPGGLRAVLDGPWAWVRDAHRKHLDERFLPVYGETGDQARERVSRLLAELPVELGIRAGFPTEYGGGDDVGGSIVAIEMLAQVDLSLMVKAGVQWGLFGGAVAALGTTRHHDAYLRDIVSGSLFGCFAMTETGHGSDVQQLRTTCTYDPQTGTFDLHTPHEAARKDYIGNAARDGRMAVVFAQLITNGRKHGVHAWLVPIRDEHGNPLPGVTICDAGPKAGLLGVDNGRLSFDHVSVPRDMLLDRYAQIAEDGTYSSPIEDDSRRFFTMLGTLVRGRVSVGGAASAATRSALTIAVRYGDIRRQFGTPDADREVLLNDYLAHQRKLLPALATTYALHFAQAELVATLSEVQGGSGPVDEHRQRELESRAAGLKAAQTWHATRTIQMCREACGGAGYLAENRLPGLKADTDVFTTFEGDNTVLLQLVAKGLLTGYRDEFGSLDGWGRASFVAEHVREMVLERTAARPLVERLISAVPGRDEEVAVTDRGWQLKIFEDRERHRLDGAVRRLRNGAATKKDHPFDIFNDVQDHVIAVAAAHIDRVTLEAFVAGIDATADQAVRALLSRVCDLYALSVIEADKGWLLEHARLTPARAKTVTGVVNGLLKELRPHMRTLVDGFAIPDAWLNCAVLREEPRRQETMADHDVAGGR
- a CDS encoding BON domain-containing protein yields the protein MTYPWSFPEGQPSLFDDGPAAIDTRLACRVVEQMQRDPLLRRERICVEVQNRVVIMEGRVGSVDVLAVARLLAWAVPGVHDVNVRLYVV
- a CDS encoding DUF1330 domain-containing protein, whose amino-acid sequence is MAVDPTGRDLKGFLAADPDAPVVMLNLLRFAEGGRESYERYAAALRETFLPRYGGEVLYAGDGGPALVAEEGQAWDAVLLVHYPSRTAFSRMVADPEYQEVTRWRTMALREAVLQPTVAWAGPGSTE
- a CDS encoding L,D-transpeptidase family protein, with protein sequence MKLTLRRGDTGDAVRALQRRLDRLGYWVGESDGTFGLLTEQAVYALQKAADLRPDGIVGAETRAALADGKRPEARSTDGHLAEVDLDRQLLMIVDDGTVSRIFNTSTGTFEHYTYQGDTYLADTPRGKWTIDWQVDGWRDGPLGRLYRPKYFQEQGIAIHGYTSVPPYPASHGCVRVTLPAMDWLWAQDVLPKKTRVWVY
- the fdh gene encoding formate dehydrogenase, with protein sequence MGLRETFLPWPVLRQTLAVLGGGDRLARGAAARSRRSDALVARTETADRVVASVCPYCAVGCGQLVYVRDEQVVQVEGDPASPVSRGRLCPKGAATKQLVTNSLRQTQVRYRRPHGTEWEDLDLDTAMDMIADRVIATRAATWADQENGKRVRRTMGLAALGGATLDNEENYLIKKLGTALGAVQIENQARIUHSATVPGLGTSFGRGGATTFQQDLQNSDCIVLQGSNMAECHPVGFQWVMEAKARGATLIHVDPRLTRTGALADLHVPIRAGTDIALLGGLINHVLSNGLEFREYVVHYTNAATVINEEFRDTEDLDGLFSGWRDDTASYSTDSWQYEGVRVASSAGKREQGTAKAGDERAHQRHATERGHEHGSHGASLADLHNLRRDETLEHPRCVFQLLKRHYRRYTPAMVAKICGIPEELFRQLAEAITRNSTRDRTTAWAYAVGWTQHTVGVQYIRAASVLQLLLGNIGRPGGGILALRGHASIQGSTDIPTLYNLLPGYLPMPHPDSHGSLDAYVADDSAETGYWGNMRAYAVSLLKAYWGDAATADNDFCFDYLPRITGDHSTYRTVQAQLDGTCKGYFLNGQNPAVGSANARAQRLGMANLDWLVVRDFALIESATWWQDGPEIESGELRTEDIATEVFFLPAATHTEKDGSFTNTQRMLQWHHKAVEPPGDARSDLWFWYHLGRRIRAKLAGSSADRDRPILDLNWNYSTSGPHEEPSAEEVLQEINGRKADGAFLSTYEQLKADGSTACGCWIYCGSYADGVNQAARRKPHTEQNWVAPEWGWAWPANRRLLYNRASADPQGRPWSERKAYVWWDADQGRWTGHDVPDFQPTKAPDYRPPEGALRQDALSGVDPFIMQADGKGWLYVPAGLSDGPLPTHYEPQESPVPNLLYGQQQNPARQLSRRRDVDPYQPSGSDVFPYVLTTYRLTEHHTAGGMSRWLPYLSELQPELFCEVSPELAATVGLEHLGWATIVTARSAVEARVLVTDRMVPVRVHDRIVHQVGLPYHWGRNGITTGDSANDLTHMALDPDVHIQEVKALTCDIRPGRRPRGPQRRRLVEEYLGRAGIDAATGTAHRTTERHGDRA